One genomic window of Sporosarcina ureae includes the following:
- a CDS encoding lantibiotic ABC transporter permease, with the protein MKQEKTSVLLRIAIVITYSIMILANALANILPLNGQTTGELSDKYGNLFAPAGFTFSIWSLIYLLLLLHVFYQLGLFQKKKNPKLLSQVGVWFCISSILNATWIFLWHYEYLLLSVIVMLLMLLTLIKINTVTFDASLTRREVFFIKLPFSVYFGWITIATIANITAFLVSIEWGGLGLSDVTWTVIILFVGAAIGILTTIRRQDIAYALVLIWAYYGIYSKHTSESGFNGEYPAIILSILICLVLITLTIVLVAVKKLRK; encoded by the coding sequence ATGAAACAAGAAAAAACATCTGTACTTTTACGCATAGCTATTGTTATTACTTACTCAATTATGATCCTAGCTAACGCATTGGCCAATATCCTTCCTCTAAATGGACAAACGACAGGCGAACTATCAGATAAATACGGGAATTTATTTGCGCCGGCAGGATTTACTTTTTCCATTTGGAGTCTGATCTACTTATTGTTACTGCTTCATGTCTTCTATCAACTTGGCCTTTTCCAAAAGAAGAAAAATCCAAAACTTCTTAGTCAAGTAGGCGTATGGTTCTGTATCTCCTCAATATTGAATGCAACGTGGATTTTCTTGTGGCATTATGAATATCTGTTACTTTCCGTTATAGTCATGTTACTCATGTTACTGACATTAATAAAAATTAATACCGTCACATTTGACGCTTCGTTAACTCGTAGAGAAGTGTTCTTTATTAAACTTCCATTTAGCGTCTATTTCGGATGGATTACAATCGCTACCATTGCAAACATTACTGCTTTTCTCGTTTCTATTGAATGGGGTGGATTGGGTTTATCTGACGTCACCTGGACGGTGATCATTTTATTCGTCGGAGCAGCTATCGGGATTTTAACTACTATTCGACGTCAAGATATAGCCTATGCCCTTGTATTGATCTGGGCGTATTATGGCATATATTCAAAGCACACTTCAGAAAGTGGTTTTAATGGAGAGTATCCTGCTATTATCTTATCTATCTTAATCTGTTTAGTGCTCATAACTTTGACCATTGTACTCGTTGCAGTAAAAAAGCTACGCAAATAA
- a CDS encoding (deoxy)nucleoside triphosphate pyrophosphohydrolase produces MKKQVHVVGAVIENEKGEVLAALRSPVMTLPNYWEFPGGKIETGETQQEALRREIQEELGCTITVGEAVEDTTYEYEKVIVRLETFMSKIVEGKPIATEHAELCWIAKDQLHTLEWAPADIPAIEKLENQ; encoded by the coding sequence ATGAAGAAACAAGTACATGTGGTGGGAGCAGTGATTGAAAACGAGAAAGGTGAAGTGTTGGCCGCTCTTCGTAGTCCTGTGATGACACTGCCGAATTACTGGGAGTTCCCTGGAGGCAAAATAGAAACTGGGGAGACGCAACAGGAAGCATTGCGTAGAGAGATTCAAGAAGAACTCGGTTGCACGATTACTGTAGGGGAAGCAGTAGAAGATACTACATATGAGTACGAAAAAGTAATTGTGCGATTGGAAACGTTTATGTCGAAGATCGTGGAAGGAAAGCCTATAGCGACAGAACATGCGGAATTATGTTGGATTGCAAAAGATCAGTTACATACGCTGGAGTGGGCACCTGCAGATATACCGGCGATTGAAAAATTGGAAAATCAATAG
- a CDS encoding phytoene/squalene synthase family protein — MTTEVYYSKQLERRIHMLTNRPTTIASDYAYCEKIIKYHSKSFYYAFSNLPEDKARAVYAIYAFCRIADDSVDENRESGLQLIALDRLLDELTHFAKGQDVDHPLWRAMRDVFNRFDMDIQPFYEQLTGQRMDIHFMRPPNLSSLETYCKYVAGSVGKMLLPIIASNTKANLNRAAEDLGIAMQLTNILRDVGEDYREIGRIYLPQDEMERYEYNELLLSEGQVTKGFVTMWEYLAKRAEFLYDNFTQHIGEFDEDSRFPVLSSAYIYRGILNSVRKSEYDCFTQKNYVSAVEMTKLVARASL, encoded by the coding sequence ATGACGACAGAGGTATATTATTCCAAGCAACTTGAGAGGAGAATTCATATGCTGACCAATCGGCCAACGACTATTGCTTCAGATTATGCTTATTGTGAAAAGATCATTAAGTATCATTCAAAGAGCTTTTATTATGCCTTTTCCAATCTGCCCGAAGACAAAGCGCGTGCAGTATATGCTATCTACGCTTTTTGTCGGATTGCAGATGATAGTGTGGATGAAAATAGGGAAAGTGGATTACAACTAATTGCGCTAGATCGGTTACTGGATGAGCTCACTCATTTTGCAAAAGGTCAGGATGTAGATCATCCATTATGGAGGGCTATGCGCGATGTATTCAACCGCTTCGATATGGATATACAACCGTTTTACGAGCAACTGACAGGGCAGCGGATGGATATTCATTTTATGAGGCCACCGAATCTAAGTTCATTGGAAACGTACTGTAAATATGTAGCGGGTTCTGTAGGAAAGATGCTGTTACCAATTATCGCAAGTAATACGAAAGCTAACTTGAATCGCGCGGCGGAAGATCTTGGGATTGCGATGCAGTTGACAAATATTCTTCGCGATGTTGGTGAAGATTATCGCGAAATAGGTCGTATTTATTTACCACAAGATGAAATGGAACGTTATGAGTACAACGAGTTGCTATTGTCTGAAGGTCAAGTCACAAAAGGATTTGTGACTATGTGGGAATATCTCGCGAAGCGTGCGGAGTTCCTGTATGACAATTTTACACAGCATATTGGAGAATTCGATGAAGATAGTCGTTTTCCTGTATTATCTTCAGCGTATATCTACAGAGGAATTTTAAACAGTGTACGGAAAAGTGAATATGATTGTTTTACTCAGAAAAATTACGTGTCGGCGGTCGAAATGACCAAGCTGGTAGCCCGTGCAAGCTTGTAA
- a CDS encoding glycosyltransferase, with translation MDIFVLLLSIALVVALLGLLCGVLVFWRVPIIRDKGNSTSSVSIIIPARNEELRLKPLLESIVRQQYVTYEVIVVDDGSTDRTRELARSYGATVISNELLEDGWIGKSAACWAGALAAENKLLLFMDADTVFTHPDSLSNYIASFESMGSRGILSLQPDHYAEKWYEQLAFLFPLIVMVGMNVFTIAGNRLKAGGSFGPCLLCEKAQYQQVGGHAVVRGAVMDDLALGKAFQEHDLPVRCFGGKEIAWLRMYPGGLSDMVQGYSKSMASGSTATLPLVMGLIYIWMAGASITPMMLVASGFSSTGWLGVSIGLYTLYAVELVIASRRVGRFVWWVFPLYPLLLVVFILIFMYSLYLSKRKGSVQWKGRNINV, from the coding sequence ATGGACATCTTTGTACTTTTACTGTCAATAGCACTTGTCGTAGCACTCCTTGGTCTATTGTGCGGGGTACTGGTCTTTTGGCGAGTGCCCATTATACGAGATAAGGGCAATTCAACGTCTTCCGTCTCTATTATTATTCCGGCTAGAAATGAAGAACTTCGTCTGAAACCGTTACTCGAATCAATTGTTCGTCAGCAATATGTAACATATGAAGTGATTGTGGTAGATGACGGATCTACAGATAGAACGAGAGAGTTGGCGCGTTCTTACGGAGCAACCGTGATCTCAAATGAGCTGTTGGAAGACGGCTGGATTGGAAAATCTGCGGCTTGCTGGGCGGGCGCATTGGCAGCGGAAAATAAACTATTGTTATTTATGGATGCAGATACGGTATTTACGCATCCAGACAGTTTGTCGAATTATATAGCATCATTTGAATCCATGGGGAGCCGTGGTATTTTGTCATTACAGCCAGATCATTATGCAGAAAAATGGTATGAGCAACTAGCATTTCTCTTTCCGCTCATTGTAATGGTAGGGATGAACGTCTTTACAATAGCAGGAAACCGTTTAAAAGCGGGGGGGTCATTCGGGCCATGTTTGCTATGTGAAAAGGCACAGTATCAACAGGTTGGCGGACATGCGGTCGTACGTGGAGCCGTAATGGATGACTTGGCGCTAGGGAAGGCATTTCAAGAACACGATTTGCCTGTGCGTTGCTTTGGCGGTAAAGAAATTGCGTGGTTACGTATGTATCCTGGAGGCTTGTCCGACATGGTGCAAGGCTATTCTAAAAGCATGGCAAGCGGTTCTACAGCAACGCTACCACTTGTTATGGGGCTAATTTACATTTGGATGGCAGGTGCATCCATTACTCCAATGATGCTGGTTGCTTCAGGTTTTAGTTCGACAGGTTGGCTAGGGGTGTCTATTGGTTTATATACGTTGTACGCGGTGGAATTAGTGATCGCTTCCAGACGTGTCGGTCGTTTTGTTTGGTGGGTATTTCCACTGTATCCGTTATTATTGGTCGTCTTCATATTGATATTCATGTATTCACTTTATCTATCAAAACGCAAAGGCAGTGTACAATGGAAAGGGCGCAATATTAATGTATGA
- a CDS encoding glycosyl-4,4'-diaponeurosporenoate acyltransferase gives MPLIELPLLWVIIVDTVAWVIFHLSISMAAQRIPIDWFAQHKRLFKAFPWEQEGRIWQRLFRVKKWKGYIPDGTLFISNGYNKSQLHGADASSLYDFLLESRRAECVHWLSILPGFVFFLWNPVWAAWLNIAYAVLFNVPLIVVQRFNRPRLERLLNSSR, from the coding sequence ATGCCGCTGATCGAATTACCGTTACTGTGGGTCATCATTGTAGACACAGTAGCATGGGTGATCTTTCATCTATCCATATCGATGGCGGCGCAGCGAATTCCTATCGATTGGTTTGCGCAGCATAAACGCTTGTTCAAAGCTTTTCCTTGGGAACAGGAAGGACGAATTTGGCAACGTTTATTCCGCGTGAAGAAGTGGAAGGGGTACATTCCGGATGGCACGTTATTCATTTCGAACGGTTATAATAAAAGTCAGTTACACGGGGCCGATGCTTCATCGCTTTATGACTTTCTGTTAGAATCCAGACGTGCAGAGTGTGTGCATTGGCTGTCCATCTTACCGGGGTTTGTCTTCTTCTTATGGAATCCTGTTTGGGCTGCTTGGCTAAATATTGCCTATGCTGTACTGTTTAACGTGCCATTGATCGTAGTGCAACGATTTAATCGTCCCCGATTGGAAAGGCTGTTAAATTCATCACGATAA
- a CDS encoding phytoene desaturase family protein encodes MKKKVHVIGAGVAGLASAIRLQHAGYQVELFEKESMAGGKMHRIEQDGYQFDLGPTIVMMPDLYKEIFYLCGKDPDDYIPMERLDPMYSVYFGDKPQDHYEISAELSKLIEVFEGISEDDAAGFLEYLQVIYKRFLVAKEHFLQKPFRKPSDFYNLSVLKQGLKLKTFDTADEFMSKYIKDERLKQMISFQTLYIGVSPYSGPSLYTMIPMIEFLYGVWFIKGGMYTMASSLERLFLELGGKVHYNTSVEEIVIENREAKGIQVAGEFIESDYVMCNADFPYAMKNLVKDVPSKGKYTDKKIDNMKYSCSCFLMYLGMDKKYEEVKTAHNFIFNEKLKENLDDIFTGKKLEEASFYVYIGSKLDPTLAPEGKDGLYILVPVSDRSCSQYDWDKETIQHYRHYVLEALKKVKGFENVENEIVSESFMTPQDFEERFNAQNGATFGLQPTLSQSNHLRPQSKATHCENLYFTGSSTHPGAGVPIVLLSARIATEELMHDDRGILFQAT; translated from the coding sequence ATGAAGAAAAAAGTACATGTAATTGGGGCAGGTGTAGCAGGATTAGCCAGTGCTATTCGACTTCAACACGCAGGTTATCAAGTAGAGCTTTTTGAAAAGGAATCCATGGCTGGAGGTAAGATGCACCGTATTGAACAAGACGGCTATCAATTTGATCTAGGGCCGACAATTGTTATGATGCCTGATCTGTATAAAGAAATATTTTACCTATGCGGAAAAGACCCGGACGACTATATTCCAATGGAACGGTTGGATCCTATGTATAGCGTATATTTTGGAGATAAACCGCAAGATCACTATGAAATTTCCGCGGAATTATCAAAATTAATAGAAGTCTTTGAAGGGATAAGTGAAGATGATGCAGCAGGATTCCTTGAATACCTACAGGTCATCTATAAACGCTTCCTTGTTGCGAAAGAGCATTTCTTGCAGAAACCATTCCGTAAACCATCAGATTTCTACAATTTATCCGTACTTAAACAAGGTTTAAAGCTGAAGACATTTGACACCGCAGATGAATTTATGAGCAAGTACATTAAAGATGAACGTCTGAAGCAGATGATCAGCTTCCAGACATTATATATTGGCGTTTCTCCGTATAGTGGTCCGTCATTATATACGATGATTCCAATGATCGAATTTCTCTACGGCGTATGGTTTATTAAAGGCGGAATGTATACGATGGCATCATCGCTCGAGCGCTTATTCTTAGAACTTGGAGGAAAAGTACATTACAACACGTCAGTTGAAGAGATTGTTATCGAAAACAGAGAAGCAAAAGGAATCCAAGTAGCTGGTGAATTTATTGAATCAGACTATGTAATGTGTAATGCCGACTTCCCTTACGCGATGAAAAACTTGGTAAAAGATGTTCCGTCTAAAGGGAAATACACAGATAAAAAAATTGATAATATGAAATACTCATGTTCATGTTTCTTGATGTACCTAGGAATGGATAAGAAATATGAAGAAGTAAAGACAGCTCACAACTTTATTTTCAATGAAAAGTTAAAAGAAAACTTGGATGATATTTTCACCGGAAAGAAATTAGAAGAAGCATCATTCTATGTTTATATTGGCTCTAAATTGGATCCGACTTTGGCACCGGAAGGTAAAGACGGTTTGTATATTCTGGTACCGGTTTCGGATCGTTCTTGTTCACAATACGACTGGGATAAAGAAACAATCCAGCACTATCGCCACTATGTCCTTGAAGCATTGAAGAAAGTAAAAGGTTTTGAAAACGTGGAAAATGAAATAGTATCGGAAAGTTTCATGACACCACAAGACTTTGAAGAACGTTTCAACGCACAAAATGGTGCAACATTCGGATTGCAACCAACACTTAGCCAAAGTAATCACTTACGTCCACAAAGCAAAGCGACACACTGTGAAAACCTATACTTTACTGGTAGTAGTACGCATCCAGGCGCAGGCGTACCAATTGTTCTCCTTTCGGCGCGAATTGCGACAGAGGAACTTATGCATGACGACAGAGGTATATTATTCCAAGCAACTTGA
- a CDS encoding polysaccharide deacetylase family protein, which yields MKKQNLAWITGVIALLPFAYGMGATALIRKTRYRITQQLDERKGIALTFDDGPHPVYTMQLLDLLKRYQIKATFFVLGQNVRQYPNVVERMHKEGHQIGIHHDRHTSSWLLTPSQLSHEIKETHRAIVNVTGESPILYRPPWGLLNAATLFVTKPYQIILWSHVFQDWKIESCKSGLLEGLRNTPAEGSIVLLHDDGTNRGADDEAPAYMLDRLSIYLEEAVAEGVEFVPVNGLKR from the coding sequence ATGAAAAAACAGAATTTAGCCTGGATCACAGGAGTAATTGCACTTCTTCCTTTCGCCTATGGCATGGGAGCAACTGCGTTGATCCGAAAAACTCGCTATCGTATCACGCAACAGTTAGATGAACGAAAAGGGATTGCATTAACGTTTGACGATGGCCCCCATCCTGTGTATACAATGCAACTGCTTGATTTACTCAAACGCTATCAAATCAAAGCAACATTTTTTGTATTAGGTCAGAACGTACGGCAGTATCCTAACGTTGTCGAACGTATGCATAAGGAAGGCCATCAAATCGGTATTCATCATGATCGTCACACATCTAGCTGGCTATTAACACCATCTCAACTATCACATGAAATTAAAGAAACTCACCGTGCCATCGTTAATGTTACGGGTGAATCGCCAATATTATACAGACCGCCATGGGGCCTTCTGAATGCTGCAACACTATTCGTCACCAAACCCTATCAAATTATACTTTGGTCACATGTCTTTCAAGACTGGAAAATAGAGAGTTGTAAATCAGGATTACTAGAAGGTTTGCGCAACACACCAGCTGAAGGCTCTATTGTACTATTGCATGACGACGGTACCAACCGAGGAGCAGATGACGAAGCACCAGCCTACATGTTGGACAGGCTATCTATATACTTGGAAGAGGCTGTGGCGGAAGGTGTGGAATTCGTACCCGTCAATGGTCTTAAACGGTAG
- a CDS encoding DUF3427 domain-containing protein: protein MGDFIRQLEASLHKGFVNKEHNQSGSYKPELLVNSSKNNTTVLSTIQDELRHCEQFLFSVAFITESGLATLKSLFYDLYKRGVNGRIITSTYLYFNQPKVFRELLNIPNVEVRLTERKGFHSKGYIFQQSDQYSLIVGSSNLTAHALQVNYEWNVKLTSHRDGEIVYHFRDQFEDVWSDANVLTEEWIADYEKVYQENADRTIAAQIFEHPSAYQTNAIEQALEIMPNKMQQSALKSIDAVRANGQNKGLVISATGTGKTYLSAFDVRKFAPKRMLFVVHREQILKKAMQDFKQVLGGIDEDFGLYVGANRQSDKKYVFASIQTLSKPENLREFNPEDFDYILIDEVHKAGATSYLRVIDYFTPQFLMGMTATPERTDDFNIYELFDYNIAYEIRLQEALEEDMLCPFHYFGVTDFEIDGELIGDHTVLSKLVTKERVEHVIEKISYYSHAGDQVRGLMFCSRKEEAHELSRELNLRGYRTVALTGDNSYDERMRSVDRLENGELHYILTVDIFNEGIDIPSINQVVMLRQTQSSIIFIQQLGRGLRKDQDKPFVTVIDFIGNYANNYLIPIALSGDRSMNKDNVRRNMKDTSYIKGVSTINFEEVAQKRIFNAINSSNLTSLKILKDAYQDLRNKIGRVPYLYDFIEQYSIDPVVIINKHNSYYDFLMKVKSKEDHIPTITPYESQVLTMFSLELINGKRIHEVVLAEMLLTKGSVRLDEFIYELESAGCQVDADTIKSVTRIYDLSFFTQMAQKKYGNHSIITMDHNQVFTFNEKIQQSIKDNSYVVFLIADVLRSAKEKSKVYDCANKLTLHAKYSRKDVCKLLNWQADESSTMYGYKTKHGTCPIFVTYHKHGEVEASVDYGDEFISPELFKWYTRSNRTLRSNEVQTIIHAKEKDIDIHLFVKKDDDEGTDFYYLGRGLPDQRSVVEDYMIDGKGKRLPVVHMNMVMEHPVENTLYDYLIEA, encoded by the coding sequence TTGGGGGATTTTATTCGACAACTGGAAGCGTCTTTGCACAAGGGGTTTGTGAATAAAGAACATAATCAGAGTGGTAGCTATAAGCCCGAGCTATTGGTGAATAGTTCAAAAAATAATACAACGGTACTATCCACGATTCAGGATGAACTTCGACACTGTGAACAATTCTTGTTTTCAGTTGCATTTATCACGGAGAGTGGATTGGCTACACTTAAATCATTATTTTACGATTTATATAAACGAGGCGTAAATGGTCGAATTATTACGTCCACTTATTTATACTTCAATCAGCCAAAAGTATTTCGTGAGCTTCTGAACATTCCGAATGTAGAAGTACGACTTACTGAAAGGAAAGGTTTTCATTCAAAGGGCTATATTTTTCAACAAAGTGATCAATATTCATTAATTGTAGGCAGTTCCAACTTGACGGCACATGCACTACAAGTGAATTATGAATGGAATGTGAAGCTGACATCTCATCGTGATGGAGAAATTGTCTATCATTTTAGAGATCAGTTTGAGGATGTATGGTCAGATGCCAATGTATTAACTGAAGAGTGGATAGCAGACTATGAAAAGGTTTATCAGGAAAATGCAGATCGGACAATCGCGGCTCAAATATTTGAGCATCCTTCTGCTTATCAAACCAATGCAATTGAGCAGGCGTTAGAGATTATGCCGAATAAAATGCAACAGTCGGCCCTTAAAAGTATTGACGCGGTACGTGCGAACGGCCAGAATAAAGGACTGGTCATTTCCGCAACGGGTACAGGAAAGACGTATTTATCCGCTTTTGATGTTCGTAAATTTGCACCGAAACGTATGCTGTTTGTTGTGCATAGGGAGCAAATCTTGAAGAAAGCTATGCAAGACTTTAAGCAGGTACTAGGGGGAATCGACGAGGATTTTGGATTGTATGTCGGGGCGAATCGACAGTCCGATAAGAAGTATGTGTTTGCGAGTATCCAAACGTTGTCCAAGCCTGAAAACCTTCGTGAATTCAACCCCGAAGACTTTGATTATATTTTAATTGATGAAGTACACAAAGCGGGTGCGACGAGCTACTTGCGTGTGATCGATTATTTTACGCCTCAGTTTCTAATGGGTATGACAGCTACACCTGAACGAACAGACGACTTCAATATATATGAGCTCTTCGATTATAATATTGCGTATGAAATCCGTCTTCAGGAAGCGCTCGAAGAAGATATGCTGTGTCCGTTCCATTACTTTGGCGTAACAGACTTTGAAATAGATGGTGAGCTAATTGGTGACCATACGGTTCTTTCTAAATTGGTAACGAAAGAACGTGTAGAGCATGTCATTGAAAAGATTTCCTATTACAGTCATGCTGGTGATCAAGTGAGAGGTTTGATGTTTTGTAGCCGGAAAGAAGAGGCGCATGAATTATCAAGAGAATTGAATTTGCGCGGCTATAGAACCGTAGCATTAACGGGTGATAATTCGTATGATGAACGCATGCGCAGTGTCGATCGGCTAGAAAATGGAGAACTCCATTATATTCTAACTGTGGATATTTTCAATGAAGGTATCGATATTCCAAGTATCAATCAAGTGGTCATGCTTAGACAAACACAGTCCAGTATCATTTTCATTCAACAACTAGGACGAGGACTACGCAAAGATCAAGATAAGCCATTTGTTACGGTCATTGATTTTATCGGAAACTATGCGAATAACTATCTGATACCAATTGCGTTGTCTGGTGACCGTTCGATGAATAAAGATAATGTTCGACGGAATATGAAAGATACTAGTTATATCAAGGGTGTCTCTACAATCAATTTTGAGGAAGTTGCACAAAAACGTATTTTCAACGCAATCAATAGCAGTAATCTAACGTCATTGAAAATCTTGAAAGATGCATATCAGGATCTGAGGAATAAAATTGGCAGAGTGCCTTATCTATATGACTTTATCGAGCAGTACTCTATCGATCCGGTTGTTATCATTAACAAACATAATAGTTACTATGATTTTCTAATGAAAGTTAAGTCTAAAGAAGATCATATACCAACGATTACTCCGTATGAAAGCCAGGTATTAACGATGTTCTCTTTGGAATTGATCAATGGCAAACGGATTCATGAAGTAGTTCTAGCGGAGATGCTGCTCACTAAAGGAAGTGTTCGTTTGGATGAATTCATCTATGAGCTAGAGTCTGCCGGCTGTCAAGTTGATGCTGATACGATCAAATCCGTCACGCGAATCTATGACTTATCGTTTTTTACACAAATGGCCCAAAAGAAATACGGAAATCACTCGATTATTACGATGGATCATAACCAAGTCTTCACATTTAACGAAAAGATCCAACAGAGTATTAAGGATAATTCGTATGTAGTCTTTCTGATTGCTGATGTGTTGCGTAGCGCCAAGGAAAAGTCGAAAGTATATGATTGTGCAAACAAATTAACGCTACATGCAAAGTATTCGCGTAAAGACGTATGTAAATTATTGAATTGGCAGGCAGATGAGAGTTCGACGATGTATGGCTATAAAACGAAACATGGCACTTGTCCTATATTCGTCACATATCATAAGCACGGAGAAGTAGAAGCTAGTGTGGATTACGGTGATGAATTCATCAGTCCTGAATTATTCAAATGGTACACACGCAGTAACCGAACGCTACGATCGAATGAAGTACAAACTATTATTCATGCTAAGGAAAAGGATATTGATATCCATCTATTTGTAAAGAAAGATGATGACGAGGGAACGGACTTCTATTACTTGGGTAGAGGTCTACCCGATCAACGAAGTGTTGTAGAAGACTATATGATAGACGGTAAAGGGAAGCGTTTGCCTGTTGTCCATATGAACATGGTGATGGAACACCCAGTAGAAAATACACTCTATGATTATTTGATAGAAGCTTAA
- a CDS encoding phytoene desaturase family protein has product MLDNQKRVVVIGGGLGGLSAAISLAQRDYSVSLYEQNNHLGGKLNRLEQDGFGFDLGPSILTMPHIFEKLFTDSGKRMSDYVKIHRLEREWRSFFPDGKVLDLYGDLQKMEQMNPHLSRRDMRDYQKFLHYSKGLYDMTEAGYFKEGLDSTYEVIKHHGALKSIKGFDLFSTVHEAIDERVRNPHLRDMLSYFIKYVGSSPYDAPAILNMMVYMQHAQGCWYVPGGMHHLANALVQLAEEVGVKLHTGMGVRKMKAEGDRVIGAELASGEIVEADYFVSNMEVIPFYQKMIDSDPKFTKKLEKKFEPSSSGLVLHIGVKKSYPQLNHHNFFFSKNLKKQMDKVFIKKQLPDDPTIYLVNTNKTDPSQTLPGHENLKILPHIPYIQDNPFTRADYLKLENNVLKKLECMGLEGLRENIVTRDVWTPHDIERTYGSHRGSIYGTVSDKKKNKGFKHQKQSERFDNLYFVGGTVNPGGGMPMVTLSGQQVCDKILTRDLEKRS; this is encoded by the coding sequence ATGTTGGACAATCAAAAACGCGTAGTTGTAATCGGGGGAGGTTTAGGGGGACTATCAGCTGCAATATCATTAGCCCAACGTGATTATTCCGTATCCTTGTATGAACAAAACAATCATCTGGGCGGAAAGTTAAATCGCTTAGAGCAAGATGGTTTCGGTTTCGATTTGGGTCCTTCCATATTGACGATGCCGCATATTTTCGAGAAGCTATTTACAGACAGTGGGAAGCGTATGTCAGATTACGTTAAAATCCACAGATTGGAACGTGAATGGCGTTCTTTCTTCCCAGATGGAAAAGTGCTCGATTTATATGGCGACTTGCAAAAGATGGAACAGATGAATCCTCATTTATCACGCAGAGATATGAGAGATTATCAGAAGTTCCTGCACTACTCTAAAGGTCTATATGACATGACAGAAGCGGGTTACTTCAAAGAGGGATTAGATTCGACATATGAAGTAATTAAACATCATGGCGCGCTAAAGTCCATTAAAGGCTTTGACCTGTTCTCTACTGTGCATGAGGCAATTGACGAGCGTGTACGTAACCCCCATCTACGCGATATGCTATCGTATTTTATTAAATATGTTGGTTCTTCTCCTTACGATGCACCCGCTATTTTGAATATGATGGTCTACATGCAACATGCTCAAGGTTGTTGGTATGTGCCTGGTGGAATGCATCATTTAGCCAATGCACTGGTTCAACTGGCGGAAGAAGTAGGCGTCAAGCTACATACAGGGATGGGTGTTCGGAAAATGAAGGCAGAAGGCGACCGAGTTATTGGTGCGGAACTGGCAAGCGGGGAAATAGTAGAAGCAGACTACTTTGTTTCCAATATGGAAGTAATTCCGTTTTATCAGAAGATGATCGATAGTGATCCGAAGTTCACGAAAAAACTTGAGAAGAAATTTGAACCATCCAGTTCAGGTTTAGTTCTTCATATTGGCGTCAAGAAGAGCTATCCACAACTTAATCATCACAACTTCTTTTTCTCCAAAAACTTAAAAAAGCAAATGGATAAAGTATTTATAAAGAAACAATTACCTGACGATCCTACGATTTATCTCGTCAATACGAATAAAACAGATCCTTCACAGACGTTACCCGGTCATGAAAACTTGAAAATTTTACCGCATATTCCGTATATTCAAGATAACCCGTTTACGCGAGCTGATTATTTGAAGTTGGAAAACAATGTACTGAAAAAGCTAGAGTGTATGGGACTTGAAGGTTTACGGGAAAATATTGTGACGCGCGATGTATGGACGCCCCATGATATTGAACGCACGTATGGTTCACACCGCGGCTCAATTTATGGAACCGTGTCGGATAAAAAGAAGAACAAAGGGTTCAAACATCAGAAGCAAAGTGAACGCTTTGATAATCTGTACTTTGTCGGTGGCACAGTTAATCCAGGTGGTGGTATGCCCATGGTGACGTTAAGCGGTCAACAAGTATGTGATAAAATTCTGACACGTGATTTGGAGAAACGTTCATAG